One Salvia splendens isolate huo1 chromosome 22, SspV2, whole genome shotgun sequence DNA segment encodes these proteins:
- the LOC121788101 gene encoding uncharacterized protein LOC121788101 isoform X2, producing the protein MEGVGARFGRSSTRYGGPAAVFTGPVRKWQKKWVHVPPPNSNNHHHTASNGTANGSNGSFHVQFYKWTPIVSSQLKDGSNNDSNGGDNGNAEPKNSSKGDDAAVEEPPKKRFKYIPVWKIWKMDLGLFHLMVDLISSHMFQTNFGLLCLKNKKLNPRSRWRMKISQMRVTQMQ; encoded by the exons ATGGAGGGCGTAGGGGCCAGGTTCGGCCGATCTTCCACCCGTTACGGCGGTCCCGCTGCCGTCTTTACAGGCCCGGTTCGCAAGTGGCAAAAGAAGTGGGTTCACGTGCCGCCGCCCAATTCCAACAACCACCATCACACGGCGTCTAATGGAACCGCTAATGGAAGCAACGGCTCCTTCCACGTGCAGTTTTACAAGTGGACGCCCATCGTTTCCAGCCAATTGAAAGACGGTAGCAACAATGATAGCAACGGCGGCGATAATGGTAATGCTGAACCTAAAAATTCGAGTAAGGGAGACGATGCTGCGGTGGAGGAGCCTCCGAAGAAACGATTCAAGTATATTCCG GTTTGGAAGATTTGGAAGATGGATTTGGGACTGTTTCACTTAATGGTGGATCTGATTTCATCACATATGTTCCAAACTAATTTTGG ATTGTTGTGCTTGAAGAACAAAAAGTTGAATCCTCGGAGCAGATGGAGGATGAAAATAAGTCAGATGAGGGTAACTCAGATGCAATAG
- the LOC121788101 gene encoding B-cell CLL/lymphoma 7 protein family member A-like isoform X1: MEGVGARFGRSSTRYGGPAAVFTGPVRKWQKKWVHVPPPNSNNHHHTASNGTANGSNGSFHVQFYKWTPIVSSQLKDGSNNDSNGGDNGNAEPKNSSKGDDAAVEEPPKKRFKYIPIVVLEEQKVESSEQMEDENKSDEGNSDAIETTSRGDEKPDMNDTPMDENQASESSREERQDLNESTLDLSLGLNAHDGENESNDQNRD, encoded by the exons ATGGAGGGCGTAGGGGCCAGGTTCGGCCGATCTTCCACCCGTTACGGCGGTCCCGCTGCCGTCTTTACAGGCCCGGTTCGCAAGTGGCAAAAGAAGTGGGTTCACGTGCCGCCGCCCAATTCCAACAACCACCATCACACGGCGTCTAATGGAACCGCTAATGGAAGCAACGGCTCCTTCCACGTGCAGTTTTACAAGTGGACGCCCATCGTTTCCAGCCAATTGAAAGACGGTAGCAACAATGATAGCAACGGCGGCGATAATGGTAATGCTGAACCTAAAAATTCGAGTAAGGGAGACGATGCTGCGGTGGAGGAGCCTCCGAAGAAACGATTCAAGTATATTCCG ATTGTTGTGCTTGAAGAACAAAAAGTTGAATCCTCGGAGCAGATGGAGGATGAAAATAAGTCAGATGAGGGTAACTCAGATGCAATAGAGACAACGTCCAGAGGTGATGAAAAACCTGACATGAATGATACACCAATGGATGAAAACCAG GCTTCAGAGAGCAGTCGTGAGGAACGGCAAGATCTGAACGAAAGCACCTTGGATTTGAGTCTGGGGTTGAATGCTCATGATGGTGAAAATGAGTCCAACGATCAAAACAGAGATTAG
- the LOC121786253 gene encoding serine/threonine/tyrosine-protein kinase HT1-like, whose translation MAASCFNPFRLRKSKSNKSLSIPSTSKNQLRIESDNMERKRFDSLESWSMILESENVETWEASNEEREEWTADLSQLFIGNKFASGAHSRIYRGIYKQRAVAVKMVRIPTHKEETRALLEQQFRSEVALLSRLYHPNIVQFIAACKKPPVYCIITEYMSQGTLRMYLNKKEPYSLSVETILRLALDISRGMDYLHSQGVIHRDLKSNNLLLNDEMRVKVADFGTSCLETQCREAKGNMGTYRWMAPEMIKEKPYTRKVDVYSFGIVLWELTTALLPFQGMTPVQAAFAVAEKNERPPLAASCQPAIAHLIKRCWAVNPSKRPDFSEIVCALEKYDECVKEGLPLTLHSGLASKNAIIERLKGCVSMNSSSVPVHA comes from the exons atggCTGCTTCGTGTTTCAATCCGTTCCGGCTGCGAAAGAGCAAGAGCAACAAGTCTCTATCGATCCCTTCAACCTCAAAAAACCAGCTGCGAATCGAATCAGACAACATGGAGAGGAAGAGATTCGACAGCTTGGAATCGTGGTCGATGATTCTGGAGTCGGAGAATGTGGAGACGTGGGAGGCGTCCAACGAGGAACGGGAGGAGTGGACCGCGGACCTCTCCCAGTTGTTCATAGGGAACAAGTTTGCTTCTGGGGCCCACAGCAGAATCTACCGGGGAATCTACAAGCAGAGAGCTGTGGCGGTTAAGATGGTTAGGATTCCTACTCACAAGGAGGAGACTCGGGCTCTCCTCGAGCAGCAGTTCAGGAGCGAGGTTGCTCTCCTGTCACGTCTCTACCATCCTAACATCGTGCAG TTTATTGCTGCGTGCAAAAAGCCGCCGGTATATTGCATCATCACAGAGTACATGTCACAAGGGACTCTGAGGATGTATCTGAACAAGAAGGAGCCATACTCCCTCTCAGTCGAGACGATTCTGAGATTAGCCCTCGACATATCAAGAGGGATGGACTATCTTCACTCGCAGGGCGTCATACATAGAGATCTCAAGTCCAACAACTTGCTTCTGAATGATGAGATGCGCGTCAAGGTTGCTGATTTCGGGACGTCCTGTTTGGAGACGCAATGCAGGGAGGCCAAGGGGAATATGGGGACTTACCGTTGGATGGCGCCTGAGATGATCAAGGAAAAGCCTTACACACGCAAGGTTGATGTATATAGCTTCGGGATCGTGCTGTGGGAGCTCACTACGGCTTTGCTCCCGTTCCAGGGGATGACGCCCGTGCAGGCTGCCTTTGCTGTGGCTGAGAAG AATGAGAGGCCGCCGTTGGCAGCAAGCTGCCAGCCAGCAATTGCGCACCTAATAAAACGATGTTGGGCCGTCAACCCCTCCAAGCGGCCGGATTTTAGTGAGATAGTGTGCGCGTTGGAGAAGTACGACGAATGTGTGAAAGAGGGGCTTCCTCTGACTCTTCACTCGGGGTTAGCGAGCAAAAACGCCATTATCGAACGCTTGAAAGGATGTGTATCCATGAACTCATCATCCGTACCTGTACATGCCTGA
- the LOC121787905 gene encoding ankyrin repeat-containing protein At5g02620-like, with amino-acid sequence MEETLIKSDEKKLYDAAIEGNASLFQKLLQKNPFLLNKISFSSTHKSPLHIATYQRNLSIVQQIMDKSPELAEELDSQKSSPLHIAAAKGYVEIASILLAEAPNMCWSRDCRGMNPVHVAAMNGRVDVVDKLVEVDGFAAMERLDRWETVLHLCVKHRQLGALKALVEKLGEFVCEEDDAGDTVLHLAVRFRQVETIQYLVENTTIDKKSKNSNTNQSSQSPPVEWLTKKRDSIMVVAILIATMAFQAAVSPAGGVWQDDTPPHRAGEAVMAYNNPKIYKNFIRSNTVAFVTSLSTILLLISGLPFKYRFFMWALMAIMWVSVTAVGVTYGASIMVVTPGFDRKSLSQVIKTGISVWSGVMVVLLAGNIIRLLLRWLRRVGVGFWTSERCFRKSGEV; translated from the exons ATGGAAGAAACGCTCATTAAATCAGATGAAAAGAAGCTTTATGATGCAGCAATAGAAGGGAATGCATCACTATTTCAAAAACTCCTCCAAAAAAATCCATTTCTTCTCAACAAAATCTCATTTTCAAGCACTCACAAATCTCCTCTACACATAGCAACATATCAAAGAAACCTCAGCATCGTACAACAAATCATGGACAAAAGCCCCGAGCTAGCCGAGGAATTAGACTCCCAAAAATCGTCGCCTCTTCACATAGCAGCGGCGAAAGGGTACGTAGAAATCGCCTCAATATTGCTAGCAGAGGCCCCAAACATGTGCTGGTCACGTGACTGCCGCGGCATGAACCCTGTCCACGTGGCAGCCATGAATGGCCGCGTCGACGTCGTAGACAAGCTCGTTGAGGTGGATGGTTTTGCTGCTATGGAGAGGCTCGATCGCTGGGAGACGGTGCTGCATCTGTGCGTGAAACATCGTCAGCTAGGGGCGTTGAAGGCTTTGGTGGAGAAGTTGGGTGAGTTTGTGTGTGAAGAGGATGATGCTGGAGACACAGTCTTGCATTTGGCTGTTAGATTCAGACAAGTTGAG ACGATTCAATACTTGGTGGAGAACACTACAATCGACAAGAAATCAAAGAATTCGAA CACCAACCAATCCTCCCAATCCCCACCAGTGGAGTGGCTAACCAAGAAGCGCGACTCCATAATGGTGGTGGCGATCCTGATCGCCACCATGGCCTTCCAGGCCGCCGTAAGCCCGGCAGGCGGCGTGTGGCAGGACGACACGCCGCCACACAGGGCGGGCGAGGCCGTGATGGCGTACAACAACCCCAAGATATACAAGAACTTCATACGCTCCAACACAGTGGCTTTCGTGACGTCACTGAGCACCATCCTGCTGTTGATCAGTGGCCTGCCGTTCAAGTACAGATTCTTCATGTGGGCCCTGATGGCGATTATGTGGGTGTCGGTGACGGCCGTGGGAGTGACGTATGGGGCTTCGATCATGGTGGTGACTCCTGGATTTGATCGGAAGTCGCTCAGCCAAGTGATCAAGACCGGGATCAGTGTTTGGAGTGGTGTGATGGTGGTGCTGCTGGCCGGGAATATTATTCGGCTGCTTCTCCGGTGGCTGAGGCGGGTCGGAGTGGGATTCTGGACGTCGGAGAGATGTTTTCGGAAGTCTGGTGAAGTTTAG